CAATCTTGGAATGGCGGGCCAATGGGATCTGACGATCCTGATCCAACGTGCAGGGCAGCCCGATATTCAGGAAACATTTTCGGTGATTGCCGGAGGCGGAGGAATGTCCGGGATGCCGGGCATGTCCGGAATGTGAGTGATCCAACATGATTGAACGAATCATTGACTGGAGTGCGCGTCACGGCTTTTTGGTAGGAATCCTGACCCTGTTTCTGATGGGTTGGGGAATCTGGGCCGTTTATCACACCTCCCTGGATGCCCTGCCCGATCTATCCGATGTGCAAGTGATCGTCTTGACGGAGTGGCCTGGCCGAAGTCCGGATTTGATTGAGGATCAAATCACCTATCCCATTGTCACCTCGATGTTAGGCGCCCCACGCACCAAATATGTTCGAGGCCAATCGCTTCTGGGTTTGTCGTTTGTCTATATTGTGTTTCAGGACGGAACCGACATGTATTGGGCCCGAAGCCGGGTGGTGGAATACCTGCAGGGGCTTGTAGGAAAACTGCCGGAAGGGATCTCTCCAACCTTAGGACCGGATGCGACAGGGGTCGGGTGGGTCTATCAATATGCGCTGGTGGACGAAAGCGGAAACCATAGTTTGGCCGATCTTCGCTCGTTTCAAGATTGGTATTTGCGCTATTGGTTGCAAAGTGTGCCCGGCGTGGCGGAAGTGGCGACCATCGGCGGGTTCGTGAAACAGTATCAGGTCCAGGTGGACCCCGTGAAATTACAAGGATATGGTATCGCCCTTCCCCAGGTCATACAGGCTATCCGACGCAGTAACAATGAAGTAGGAGGGCGGGTTATTGAGGCCAGTGAACGGGAATATATGGTACGGGGCCGCGGCTACATCCAATCGCTTGACGACTTTCGAACCATTCCAATCGGAACGGACGGAAAGGGGACGCCCATTACCGTTCACGATATCGCGACCGTGACGTTCGGGCCGGATCTCAGACGTGGCATTGCTGAATTAAATGGACAAGGAGAAACCGTCGGTGGCATCGTGGTCATGCGTTATGGCGAAAATGCGCTTGACGTCATTCAACAGGTCAAAGAACGCATAGCCACCATCACGCCCTCCATTCCCGAAGGCATTCGAATCGTTCCGGTGTATGATCGCTCAGAATTAATTCTTCGGGCCATCGCCACGCTCAAAGAAAAAGTATTGGAAATCACCATCGTCGTCAGCGTGATTAGCCTCCTTTTTTTATTTCACGTTCGCTCCGCACTGGTTCCCGTCCTCTTACTACCCGTCGCGATTCTTCTATCATTTATTGCGATGTATTATCTGGGCGTCTCCTCGAACATCATGGCACTCTCCGGCATCGCCATCGCCATCGGAACCATGGTCGATGCGGTCATTGTCATGGTGGAAAACGCGCACCGTCGTTTGGAGGAATGGGAACAAGGAGGACGTTCAGGCCCACGAGATGACGTCATTATTCAAGCCGCCCGGGAAGTCGGCAAGCCCCTCTTCTTTTCTTTGCTCATCATCACCGTCTCGTTTCTGCCTATCTTTACATTAGAAGCGCAGGAAGGCCGTCTGTTCAAGCCGCTGGCCTACACCAAAACCTTCGCCATGTTCTTTGCGGCATTGTTGTCCATCGGGTTGGCCCCCCTTTTGATGAAATGGTTCATTCGCGGCCGGATGATGACTGAACGACGAAATCCGCTGAACCGGTTTCTTGTATGGATCTATGCCCCTCTCCTGAAAGTTGTTCTGAAAGCCCGATGGCTGGTCGTCGGTTTAGCCATACTCGGCATGATCGTCGTCATTCCCGTCTACCAACAGTTAGGCTCTGAATTTATGCCTCCCCTGAACGAAGGCACGATTCTGTTTATGCCCACCAGCATACCGGGCATGTCCATCAAACAAGCCTCCACCATTCTCCAAACACAAGACCGGCTATTAAAAGAATTCCCGGAAGTGGATCAAGTGATGGGCAAAATGGGGCGGGCGCGCACCGCAACCGATCCGGCACCCTTGCATATGGGCGAGACCATCGTGACCCTGAAGCCTCAAGAAGATTGGCGGCCCGGCATGACGTGGGACACGCTCATTACCGAAATGGACAAAAAAGTGAAATTGCCGGGCATGCCGAATATTTGGTGGATGCCGATTCAAACACGAACCGAAATGCTCGCCACCGGCATTCGCAGCAGTGTAGGCATAAGAATCCTGGGGCCCGAATTAGAAGAACTGGAACGAATCGGGCTACACATTGAAAGCCTGCTTCACACACTTCAGGGCACCCGGAATGCCTACGCCGAACGGGTCACGGGAGGGTACTATGTCGATATCGACGTGAACCGCACCGCCGCTGCCCGTTATGGCCTCACCGTTGGAGACGTGCAGGATGTCATTGAATCCGCTATTGGCGGGAAGAATATTGCATGGACCGTGGAAGGCCGTGAACGCTATCCGATTAATGTTCGATACCCACGTGATCTGCGACAGGATGTGGAAGCGCTCAAGCGCGTGCTCGTCAGCACGCCACACGGCGAACAGATCCCTCTCGCCCAACTTTCTCACATTTCCACTACCACGGGTCCGCCTTCTGTGCGAGATGAAAATGGATCATTAGCGAGTATGGTGTTTGTCGATATTGCAGGCGAGGATCTCGGCACCTATGTTCACAAGGCCAAAGACCTGGTTCAGAAGCACATAACCCTTCCATCCGGGTATACCTTACAATGGGCAGGTCAATATCAGTATCTGGAACGGGCACAAGAAAAACTCAAAATGGTGATTCCCCTCACGTTGTTTCTCATATTCCTCCTTCTGTATCTCAATTTTCAGTCCATCCCCCGATGTCTGCTTGTATTGCTCTCGGTTCCATTCTCCTTGGTCGGGGCTATCTGGTATGTGGATGTCCTGAACTATCCTCTCAGCATTGCCGTGTGGGTCGGACTGATCGCCTTGGCAGGAGTGGCCGCAGAAACGGGGGTGATCATGGTGATGTTTTTGGACGAGGCTTGCTCCCGCCGGCAACGGGAGAATCGACTGCACTCGTTGGCGGACCTTCGTGATGCCATCATCGAAGGTGCCGTCTTACGAGTCCGTCCGAAAATCATGACCGCCTCGGCCATCATCCTGGGTTTGCTCCCCATCATGTGGTCCCAAGGAACGGGTGCCGATGTGATGAAACGCATCGCGGCGCCGATGATCGGCGGAATGGTCACGGCAACCGTGCTCACGCTGTTGGTCATTCCTGCCATCTATTTCATCTGGCGTCAGCGGCAATTACAATGAGGTCATTGAAATTTTCTGATACGGGACATGTCAACAATACACCAAATCGTAAAAGCTCCGTCCTATGGCCGGAATATAATGGAAGTTCAACCATGAGCAATAACAAGGATCGTCATGACGCTCGAATGACGCGTCGCTCGTTACTAAAAGGGGTCGGTGCGCTGGGAATCATGACGGCTGTGGGTCGCCTCCTTCCTTCCTATGTTCTGGCCGGCACAACCATGGCAAAAGCGGGATCTCCTTCAGACCTACAGGGAAAGACCATTGATTTACGTATTGCCGAATCTCCGTTTCAAATCGGAGAATTGACCGGAATAGCCAAGACCATTAACGGCACGTTACCCGGTCCTTTAATTCGTTTGAAGGAAGGGGACAATGTGACACTCAATGTCACGAACCGGTTAATGGAAGATACGTCCATTCACTGGCATGGCTTGCTTCTTCCGCCGGACATGGATGGTGTGCCCGGCGTCAGCTTTGCCGGCATCAAGCCGGCCTCAACCTTCAGCTACCGCTACCCCATCCGGCAAAGCGGAACCTATTGGTACCACAGTCATTCCGGCTTCCAGGAACAATCGGGTGTGTACGGACCGCTCATCATCGTTCCGATTGAGCCGGAACCGTTTCACTACGATCGGGAGTATGTTGTGGTGCTTTCGGATTGGACCTTCGAGTCGCCGGAATCGGTTTTTGCCAACCTCAAAAAGCAAAGTGATTACTATAATTTCCAGAAGCGCGCCGCTCCCGAGTTCTTTTCCGATGTGTCACGAATGGGATTGGGGCCGGCATTGCAGAACTATCTGATGTGGGACCGGATGCGGATGGACCCCACGGACTTCGCGGACGTTACCGGGTATACCTATACCTATTTAATGAATGGATTGGCACCTGACCAAAATTGGACGGGATTGTTTAAACCCGGCGAACGGGTGCGATTGCGCTTCATCGCCGCCACCGCCATGACCTTTTACGACGTACGCCTCTCTGGACTTACCATGACCGTCGTTCAGGCGGACGGACAAAATGTGCAGCCTGTGGCGGTGGATGAATTTCGTATCGGACCGGCAGAAACCTACGATGTGATCGTCCAACCCACCGAGGAGCGGGCCTACACCATCTTTGCCGAAACGATGGATCGCAGCGGGTACGCGCGCGGCACACTGGCCCCGCGCATAGGAATGACCGCCCCACTCCCCAACCGTCGTCCGCGGCCGCTCCGGACCATGGCTGCCATGGGCATGGGCATGCACATGAACGGCATGGACATGACCGACATGAACAAACATGATCAGCACGGCATCCTTCATTCCGAACACTCGGAAATGGACGAACCCCGAAACCATGCCACGTTAAACAATCATGACAGCCACGAAATGTCAGGGCATGCGG
Above is a window of Candidatus Nitrospira neomarina DNA encoding:
- a CDS encoding efflux RND transporter permease subunit, whose amino-acid sequence is MIERIIDWSARHGFLVGILTLFLMGWGIWAVYHTSLDALPDLSDVQVIVLTEWPGRSPDLIEDQITYPIVTSMLGAPRTKYVRGQSLLGLSFVYIVFQDGTDMYWARSRVVEYLQGLVGKLPEGISPTLGPDATGVGWVYQYALVDESGNHSLADLRSFQDWYLRYWLQSVPGVAEVATIGGFVKQYQVQVDPVKLQGYGIALPQVIQAIRRSNNEVGGRVIEASEREYMVRGRGYIQSLDDFRTIPIGTDGKGTPITVHDIATVTFGPDLRRGIAELNGQGETVGGIVVMRYGENALDVIQQVKERIATITPSIPEGIRIVPVYDRSELILRAIATLKEKVLEITIVVSVISLLFLFHVRSALVPVLLLPVAILLSFIAMYYLGVSSNIMALSGIAIAIGTMVDAVIVMVENAHRRLEEWEQGGRSGPRDDVIIQAAREVGKPLFFSLLIITVSFLPIFTLEAQEGRLFKPLAYTKTFAMFFAALLSIGLAPLLMKWFIRGRMMTERRNPLNRFLVWIYAPLLKVVLKARWLVVGLAILGMIVVIPVYQQLGSEFMPPLNEGTILFMPTSIPGMSIKQASTILQTQDRLLKEFPEVDQVMGKMGRARTATDPAPLHMGETIVTLKPQEDWRPGMTWDTLITEMDKKVKLPGMPNIWWMPIQTRTEMLATGIRSSVGIRILGPELEELERIGLHIESLLHTLQGTRNAYAERVTGGYYVDIDVNRTAAARYGLTVGDVQDVIESAIGGKNIAWTVEGRERYPINVRYPRDLRQDVEALKRVLVSTPHGEQIPLAQLSHISTTTGPPSVRDENGSLASMVFVDIAGEDLGTYVHKAKDLVQKHITLPSGYTLQWAGQYQYLERAQEKLKMVIPLTLFLIFLLLYLNFQSIPRCLLVLLSVPFSLVGAIWYVDVLNYPLSIAVWVGLIALAGVAAETGVIMVMFLDEACSRRQRENRLHSLADLRDAIIEGAVLRVRPKIMTASAIILGLLPIMWSQGTGADVMKRIAAPMIGGMVTATVLTLLVIPAIYFIWRQRQLQ
- a CDS encoding copper resistance system multicopper oxidase, whose product is MSNNKDRHDARMTRRSLLKGVGALGIMTAVGRLLPSYVLAGTTMAKAGSPSDLQGKTIDLRIAESPFQIGELTGIAKTINGTLPGPLIRLKEGDNVTLNVTNRLMEDTSIHWHGLLLPPDMDGVPGVSFAGIKPASTFSYRYPIRQSGTYWYHSHSGFQEQSGVYGPLIIVPIEPEPFHYDREYVVVLSDWTFESPESVFANLKKQSDYYNFQKRAAPEFFSDVSRMGLGPALQNYLMWDRMRMDPTDFADVTGYTYTYLMNGLAPDQNWTGLFKPGERVRLRFIAATAMTFYDVRLSGLTMTVVQADGQNVQPVAVDEFRIGPAETYDVIVQPTEERAYTIFAETMDRSGYARGTLAPRIGMTAPLPNRRPRPLRTMAAMGMGMHMNGMDMTDMNKHDQHGILHSEHSEMDEPRNHATLNNHDSHEMSGHAADASRHSMIPGSTPVKHAPGHHGTGNQSVAEFSRQQLDEPGIGLENTGTRVLVYTDLKSLTPYPDQREPGREIELHLTGHMERYMWSFDGKKYSEAKEPIFFRHGERLRLTFVNDTMMEHPLHLHGMWMQLENGAGAFLPRKHTVIVKPAERVSVAITADAPGRWAFHCHLLFHMEAGMFRVVEVSAEGPTVHS